In the Orenia marismortui DSM 5156 genome, one interval contains:
- a CDS encoding chemotaxis protein CheD has translation MITKRKRIKEIFAGDIYVFKDNNLVISTLLGSCVAVCLLDSNNSIYGMNHFMLPTKSYSRSNNNRAKYGVDAIALLLERMIHLGANSKNLKAKIFGGGQVAKIQYSNIALENIKLAREILSKEKIPIIAEDVGGNYGRQIYFCAGGSVYLRKIKNILPKILY, from the coding sequence ATGATTACTAAAAGAAAAAGAATTAAAGAGATTTTTGCTGGAGACATCTATGTATTTAAAGATAATAATTTAGTAATTTCTACCTTATTAGGTTCTTGTGTAGCAGTATGTTTACTGGACTCCAATAATTCGATTTATGGTATGAATCATTTTATGTTACCTACTAAAAGTTATAGTAGAAGTAATAATAACAGAGCTAAGTATGGAGTAGATGCAATAGCTTTATTATTAGAAAGAATGATTCATTTGGGAGCAAATTCTAAAAATTTAAAGGCAAAGATTTTTGGTGGTGGACAGGTTGCTAAAATTCAATATAGTAATATAGCTTTAGAAAATATTAAACTAGCACGAGAAATTCTTAGTAAAGAGAAGATTCCAATTATTGCAGAAGATGTTGGGGGCAATTATGGTAGGCAGATTTATTTTTGTGCTGGTGGTAGTGTTTATTTAAGAAAAATAAAAAATATACTGCCGAAGATACTATACTAA
- a CDS encoding methyl-accepting chemotaxis protein, with amino-acid sequence MLDFIKRRLTVRNKLLVSILIPLIIILGGLLYQNYNLVIDNVTQTVEQNGLEQVKNNGQVINNWLGAKKNEVKILANSLELSSDWDQELEEVWPIIDKIESNSLKGTFANLMLINLKGQAWTTYDQNIYDLSTRDYFKEIKQTKDLVIGDPVNSKLSGEDVFVIAVPIRDKQGKVVSFLAGNVLLKPLQKIINNFRLGETGYAYMIDDNGLTLSHPQAKYVFDLNLLDTSNDLVNKELVSIVEKMVEENYDVARYTFAGEDKYVYYHPIAGVDWSLGLTVPVKELTVAADEIVRKSTIGYIILFIIISLIVFFMSGSISKTINKVQRILSKLAKGDFSEKVKVKSNDELGQMARSLNKTIDDLSRVMKMVQQASINVTDASDEIASGNQDLSQRTQEQASSLEEVSATIEEITASIQEVAANSEDTDNLSQQTMEVVEEGSEVVNRTMRSMSEITASSKEIADIITVVNDIAFQTNLLALNAAVEAARAGEHGKGFAVVAAEVRNLAGRTAESAEEIERLITNIISQIENGNQLVEETGNSLSQIVENSKLTSQSISEIAAAMEEQSSAANQIQGAVDELNQVTQQNASMVEEMSSASDSLNDEAEELLKIIKRFKLNLQVGNINIETDFEERVNENYQQEFDLLEENSRIDFNEDDFERF; translated from the coding sequence ATGTTAGACTTTATAAAAAGAAGATTAACAGTTAGAAATAAATTGCTTGTTTCGATTTTAATTCCATTAATAATTATTTTAGGGGGATTATTATATCAAAACTACAATTTAGTGATAGATAATGTGACCCAGACAGTTGAACAGAATGGTTTAGAACAGGTTAAAAATAATGGCCAAGTAATAAATAATTGGTTAGGGGCTAAGAAGAATGAAGTTAAAATCTTAGCTAATTCACTAGAATTGTCTTCTGACTGGGATCAAGAATTAGAAGAAGTATGGCCTATAATAGATAAGATAGAATCTAACTCTCTTAAAGGAACCTTTGCTAATTTAATGTTGATCAATTTAAAAGGTCAAGCTTGGACTACATATGATCAAAATATTTATGATTTAAGTACAAGAGATTACTTTAAGGAAATTAAACAAACTAAAGATTTAGTAATTGGTGATCCTGTTAATTCAAAATTAAGTGGTGAAGATGTTTTTGTAATTGCAGTTCCAATTAGAGATAAGCAAGGAAAAGTTGTATCATTTTTAGCAGGAAATGTTCTATTAAAACCATTACAGAAAATCATCAATAATTTTAGATTAGGTGAAACAGGTTATGCTTATATGATAGATGATAATGGCTTAACTTTATCCCACCCTCAAGCTAAATATGTATTTGATTTAAATTTATTGGATACAAGTAATGATCTTGTTAATAAAGAATTGGTCAGTATAGTAGAGAAAATGGTAGAAGAAAATTATGATGTAGCACGTTATACTTTTGCAGGAGAAGACAAATATGTTTATTATCATCCAATTGCTGGAGTTGATTGGTCATTAGGTTTAACAGTACCAGTTAAAGAGTTAACAGTAGCAGCAGATGAGATAGTTAGAAAATCAACTATTGGTTATATTATTTTATTTATAATTATTTCTTTAATTGTTTTCTTTATGTCTGGTTCTATTTCTAAAACTATTAATAAAGTTCAGCGAATCTTATCTAAACTAGCTAAAGGAGACTTTAGTGAAAAAGTTAAAGTAAAAAGTAATGATGAATTAGGTCAAATGGCTAGAAGTTTAAATAAGACAATTGATGATTTAAGTAGAGTTATGAAAATGGTGCAACAGGCTTCAATTAATGTAACTGATGCTTCTGATGAAATTGCTAGTGGTAATCAAGATTTATCACAGAGAACTCAAGAACAAGCCTCCTCCTTAGAGGAAGTGTCTGCTACTATAGAAGAAATTACAGCTTCAATCCAAGAGGTAGCTGCTAACTCTGAAGATACAGATAATCTATCTCAGCAGACTATGGAAGTAGTTGAGGAAGGTTCAGAAGTTGTGAATAGAACTATGAGATCAATGTCTGAGATAACGGCAAGTAGTAAGGAAATAGCTGATATCATTACAGTAGTTAATGATATTGCTTTTCAGACCAACTTATTAGCTCTTAATGCAGCAGTAGAAGCAGCTCGGGCTGGAGAACATGGTAAAGGCTTTGCTGTAGTAGCAGCAGAGGTTAGAAATCTTGCTGGTAGAACCGCTGAATCTGCTGAAGAGATAGAAAGGCTAATTACTAATATTATTAGCCAAATTGAAAATGGTAACCAATTGGTTGAAGAAACAGGTAATTCTTTATCACAAATTGTGGAGAATAGCAAACTAACATCTCAATCGATATCAGAGATTGCGGCAGCTATGGAAGAACAATCTTCTGCAGCTAATCAGATACAAGGGGCAGTTGATGAGTTAAATCAAGTGACTCAACAGAATGCTTCTATGGTTGAAGAAATGTCTAGTGCTAGCGATTCTTTAAATGATGAAGCTGAAGAGTTATTAAAGATTATTAAGAGATTTAAATTAAACTTACAAGTAGGAAATATTAATATTGAGACTGATTTTGAAGAAAGAGTCAATGAGAATTATCAACAAGAATTTGATCTTTTAGAAGAGAATAGTAGAATTGATTTTAATGAAGATGATTTTGAAAGGTTCTAA
- a CDS encoding protein-glutamate methylesterase/protein-glutamine glutaminase, translating to MSKKVRVLIVDDSPVVRQLLKSTVERSPNLEVVGTARDPFLAVKKIKKLSPDILTLDVEMPRMNGLEFLKRLMIAHPLPVVMVSTLTSQGSQVTLKALELGAVDFVAKPNLAKREMRIEFQRELLDKLAVAAKVEVRKLKGYNISTNSKANAPIKIKKKVKNRIIAIGASTGGVRALRQILPQMPDDIPGVVIIQHMPKEFTKTFAENLNQISKIKVKEAEDGDQILAGQALVAPGGYHLEVKKRRAGYYVKLLRGAKVNYQRPAVDVSFNSLAQLADSSVIAVLLTGMGSDGAKGLRRIKEVGGYTLVQNQESSTIFGMPKRAIEIGAATEIVALNQIVEKIISYLND from the coding sequence ATGAGTAAGAAAGTCAGAGTATTAATAGTTGATGATTCTCCAGTAGTAAGACAATTGTTGAAAAGTACTGTAGAAAGAAGTCCTAATTTAGAAGTGGTAGGAACTGCTAGAGATCCCTTTTTAGCAGTAAAAAAGATAAAAAAGTTAAGCCCAGATATATTAACTCTAGATGTAGAAATGCCTAGAATGAATGGTCTAGAATTTTTGAAAAGATTGATGATAGCTCATCCATTGCCAGTAGTAATGGTTAGTACTTTAACTTCTCAAGGTAGTCAAGTTACTTTAAAGGCTTTAGAATTAGGGGCAGTTGACTTTGTTGCTAAGCCTAATTTAGCTAAAAGAGAGATGAGAATAGAATTTCAAAGAGAGCTGCTGGACAAACTTGCAGTTGCTGCTAAGGTAGAGGTCAGAAAGTTAAAAGGATATAATATATCTACTAATTCCAAAGCTAATGCTCCAATAAAGATTAAAAAGAAAGTAAAGAATAGAATTATTGCTATAGGTGCTTCTACTGGAGGGGTAAGAGCACTTAGACAAATCTTACCTCAGATGCCAGATGATATTCCAGGGGTGGTGATTATTCAACATATGCCTAAGGAGTTTACTAAGACCTTTGCTGAAAATCTAAATCAAATTTCTAAGATCAAAGTTAAAGAAGCAGAAGATGGAGATCAAATTCTTGCTGGACAAGCTTTAGTTGCTCCTGGAGGTTATCATTTGGAAGTAAAAAAGCGTCGTGCTGGATATTATGTTAAATTGCTAAGAGGAGCAAAAGTTAATTATCAACGCCCAGCAGTAGATGTAAGCTTTAATTCCTTAGCTCAGCTTGCTGATTCGTCAGTAATTGCTGTTTTGCTAACAGGAATGGGAAGTGATGGAGCAAAAGGGTTAAGAAGAATTAAAGAAGTTGGAGGTTATACTTTAGTCCAAAACCAAGAAAGCTCTACTATCTTTGGGATGCCCAAAAGGGCTATAGAGATAGGAGCAGCAACAGAAATAGTAGCATTAAATCAAATAGTAGAAAAGATCATAAGTTATTTAAATGATTAA
- a CDS encoding CheR family methyltransferase, translated as MNRNYTLNYDIFQKISSLIYKSIGVNLHDKKRAMVNSRLSKRLYKLGLTSFEEYYQYLINTPQELSQIYNILTTNVTKFFREEYHFKFIKEQVLPRIEKRNKNKSIRVWSAGCSSGEEAYSLAIILREYFINTSWNIKILATDINTDVLKTGKEGIYSYDKVNAIPYDLLKKYFKLGRGKQANLFKAKEELRDLIEFKKLNLNQLEDSSIKDNLDFIFCRNVFIYFRPKTREKIIKQFYQKLKSDGYLFLGHSESINSSRQVEQKWRSVYKTTYQKIT; from the coding sequence ATGAATAGAAATTATACTCTTAATTATGATATTTTTCAAAAAATAAGTAGCTTAATTTATAAGTCTATTGGAGTAAATTTACATGACAAAAAAAGAGCAATGGTCAATTCTAGGCTTTCTAAAAGATTATATAAACTAGGCCTAACAAGCTTTGAAGAGTATTATCAATATCTAATTAATACCCCCCAGGAGTTATCCCAAATATATAATATATTAACTACTAATGTAACTAAATTTTTTAGAGAAGAATATCATTTTAAGTTTATAAAAGAGCAGGTGCTTCCTAGAATAGAAAAAAGAAATAAAAATAAAAGTATTAGAGTTTGGAGTGCAGGATGTTCTAGCGGAGAGGAGGCTTACAGTTTAGCTATTATACTTAGAGAATATTTTATTAATACAAGTTGGAATATTAAAATATTGGCCACAGATATTAACACTGATGTTTTAAAAACTGGGAAAGAGGGAATTTATTCTTATGATAAGGTAAATGCAATCCCTTATGATCTATTAAAGAAGTATTTTAAGTTAGGAAGAGGAAAACAAGCTAATCTATTTAAAGCTAAAGAAGAACTGCGCGATCTAATAGAATTTAAAAAATTAAACTTAAATCAACTTGAAGATAGTTCGATTAAAGATAATTTAGACTTTATATTCTGCCGAAATGTGTTTATTTATTTTAGGCCCAAAACTAGAGAGAAGATCATTAAGCAGTTTTATCAAAAATTAAAAAGTGATGGTTATTTATTTTTAGGTCATTCAGAGTCTATAAATAGTAGTAGACAGGTAGAACAAAAGTGGAGATCAGTTTATAAAACTACTTATCAGAAAATTACTTAA
- a CDS encoding chemotaxis protein CheW, producing MRKTEQQDNTMNILNQQLTNISAENQFLTFKVMEEEYGVDVLKVQEIIRYINPTKMPNAPEVVKGVINFRGEVIPVIDLRKKFGLELRDYDNFTVIIVLEIKDKIVGVIVDQVSDIISFSKEDIQDDLDFGSEVDMTFIRGMAKLEDRLVMLLELNKIVSFEEFRRINKLNSKESKEETTDFKGSEEDIKEMVD from the coding sequence ATGAGAAAAACAGAGCAACAAGATAATACAATGAACATTTTGAATCAACAATTAACCAATATTTCTGCTGAGAATCAATTTTTAACCTTTAAAGTAATGGAAGAAGAGTATGGAGTAGATGTCTTAAAAGTTCAAGAGATTATTCGCTATATTAACCCAACTAAGATGCCTAATGCACCAGAGGTAGTTAAAGGAGTAATTAATTTTAGAGGTGAAGTAATTCCAGTTATTGATTTGAGAAAGAAATTTGGATTAGAATTACGAGATTATGATAATTTTACTGTAATTATAGTTTTAGAAATCAAAGATAAAATCGTTGGAGTTATAGTTGATCAGGTATCTGATATTATTAGTTTTTCTAAAGAAGATATTCAAGATGATTTAGACTTTGGTTCAGAAGTGGATATGACCTTTATTAGAGGTATGGCTAAATTAGAAGATAGATTAGTTATGTTATTAGAATTAAATAAGATAGTTTCTTTTGAAGAGTTTAGAAGAATTAATAAGTTAAATTCAAAAGAAAGTAAAGAAGAGACTACTGATTTTAAAGGAAGTGAAGAAGATATAAAAGAGATGGTGGATTAA
- a CDS encoding chemotaxis protein CheA: MGEEALVNIFIEEAKEILGELEIDLLQLENETENQELINKIFRSMHTLKGSAGLTGLSKIADFVHHAEDLLDQIRNDYLEINGEIISLLLESRDIVEEMLQEIINPGYVIDDQKIHEISKSFKCLLKSKNSEEVNFKNTANKLEKSKVDEKVYRIKLKLNENVFETGTDPLALIKELEDFSEVIDNNINLSRIPEIYEMDPEKCYLTFTLLIKTQVSIDRIKEVFIFIEFDNEIEIEEITENFDFDQGLDISLADKLTGEILVEKGIITEDDVKDALEEQKKLGQILADSGKVSEKQIEKVVKEQKESRNVQEKSSIKVDTNKLEKLMNTMSELVISQAKVRELAFKEGGHKNTELLTAFDEVEKWIKDLQEEIMKVRMVPIANTFMRFRRLVRDLSRKQGKEIVLDIRGKETELDKNIIEKIADPLKHMIRNAIDHGIELPAEREEAGKSKEGKITLNAYHKEGHIVIEISDDGQGLDKEKILEKAKKKGVVGQKDDLKDEEIYNLIFAPGFSTAQKITETSGRGVGMDVVRSNIEKLRGTVNISTRLGKGTTFKLKLPLTLAIIDGMVVKVGEETFIIPLNSIYEFIQPLKKDLKTVKGKGEVVKVRDEYITLTRLHKVFNLEAKATDPTKAIVVIVHDEGKKTCLLVDEIIGQQQAVVKSLEENYTYVEGMAGATILGNGSVAMILDIATVIKMATR, translated from the coding sequence ATGGGGGAAGAAGCTTTAGTAAATATTTTCATTGAAGAGGCAAAGGAAATATTAGGAGAATTGGAAATAGACTTATTGCAATTGGAAAATGAAACTGAAAATCAAGAGTTAATTAATAAGATATTTAGAAGTATGCATACTTTAAAAGGAAGTGCAGGACTAACAGGTTTAAGCAAGATTGCTGATTTTGTCCACCATGCTGAAGATTTATTAGATCAAATTAGAAATGATTATTTAGAAATTAATGGGGAGATTATCAGTTTGTTATTAGAAAGTAGGGATATAGTTGAAGAAATGCTTCAAGAGATTATTAATCCTGGATATGTAATCGATGACCAGAAGATCCATGAGATTAGCAAATCTTTTAAGTGCCTTTTAAAAAGTAAAAATTCAGAAGAAGTTAATTTTAAGAATACAGCTAATAAATTAGAAAAATCAAAAGTTGACGAAAAAGTTTATCGAATTAAATTAAAATTGAATGAAAATGTTTTTGAAACTGGAACAGACCCTTTAGCATTAATTAAGGAGTTAGAAGATTTTTCTGAAGTTATAGATAATAATATAAATTTATCTAGAATTCCTGAGATATATGAAATGGATCCAGAAAAATGTTACCTTACTTTTACATTATTGATTAAAACTCAAGTTTCTATTGATAGAATAAAGGAAGTATTTATCTTTATTGAATTTGATAATGAGATTGAAATTGAAGAGATTACAGAAAATTTTGATTTTGATCAAGGCCTAGATATCAGTCTAGCTGATAAATTAACTGGAGAAATTTTAGTAGAAAAAGGTATTATAACAGAAGATGATGTTAAAGATGCATTAGAAGAACAGAAGAAATTAGGTCAAATTTTAGCTGATAGTGGGAAAGTAAGTGAAAAGCAGATTGAAAAAGTGGTTAAAGAACAGAAAGAAAGTAGAAATGTGCAAGAAAAAAGTAGTATTAAAGTTGATACAAATAAGTTAGAAAAATTAATGAATACTATGTCTGAATTAGTAATTAGCCAAGCTAAAGTAAGAGAGTTGGCTTTTAAAGAAGGTGGTCATAAGAATACAGAATTGTTAACTGCCTTTGATGAAGTAGAAAAATGGATTAAAGATTTACAAGAGGAGATTATGAAAGTAAGAATGGTTCCAATTGCTAATACTTTTATGCGTTTTAGAAGATTAGTAAGAGATCTTTCTCGGAAGCAGGGTAAAGAGATTGTATTAGATATCAGAGGTAAAGAAACAGAGTTAGATAAAAATATTATTGAAAAAATAGCAGATCCTTTAAAACATATGATTAGAAATGCTATTGATCATGGTATTGAGTTACCAGCTGAAAGGGAAGAAGCAGGAAAGAGTAAAGAGGGTAAGATTACTTTAAATGCTTATCATAAAGAAGGACATATTGTGATAGAAATTTCTGATGATGGTCAAGGTCTTGATAAAGAAAAAATATTAGAGAAAGCAAAGAAAAAGGGTGTTGTTGGCCAGAAGGATGATTTAAAGGACGAAGAAATATATAATTTAATATTTGCACCAGGTTTTTCTACAGCCCAGAAGATAACTGAAACTTCAGGTAGAGGAGTAGGAATGGATGTAGTTAGGAGTAATATTGAAAAATTAAGGGGAACAGTTAATATCTCTACTCGACTAGGTAAAGGAACTACCTTTAAATTAAAATTACCTTTAACGTTAGCAATTATTGATGGAATGGTAGTAAAAGTAGGTGAAGAGACCTTTATTATCCCATTAAATTCAATTTATGAGTTTATTCAACCATTAAAAAAAGATCTAAAGACGGTAAAGGGTAAAGGGGAAGTTGTTAAGGTTAGAGATGAATATATTACTTTAACTCGTCTACACAAAGTATTTAATTTAGAAGCTAAAGCAACAGATCCTACTAAAGCCATTGTAGTAATCGTTCATGATGAAGGCAAAAAGACCTGTTTATTGGTAGATGAGATAATTGGTCAACAACAGGCAGTGGTTAAGAGTTTGGAAGAGAATTATACCTATGTAGAAGGTATGGCTGGAGCTACTATTTTAGGAAATGGTAGTGTAGCAATGATATTGGATATAGCTACAGTTATTAAAATGGCGACAAGATAG
- a CDS encoding response regulator has protein sequence MSKKILVADDSKTVRSSVKYTLTKEGYDVILAEDGQDALDKLAENSSISERPKMIITDVNMPKMDGITFTKEVKKDRNFKFIPILILTTESQDKMKEEGKQAGAAGWLVKPFNPEQLIGVVKKFVR, from the coding sequence ATGTCCAAAAAAATATTAGTTGCAGACGATTCCAAAACAGTACGTTCATCAGTTAAATATACTTTAACAAAGGAGGGGTATGATGTCATATTAGCAGAGGATGGACAAGATGCTTTAGATAAATTAGCAGAGAATAGTTCAATTAGTGAAAGACCTAAAATGATTATTACTGATGTTAATATGCCAAAGATGGACGGAATCACCTTTACTAAAGAAGTAAAGAAGGATAGAAATTTTAAATTTATTCCAATTTTAATTCTGACAACAGAATCTCAGGATAAAATGAAGGAAGAAGGAAAGCAAGCAGGAGCAGCCGGTTGGTTAGTAAAACCATTCAATCCAGAGCAATTAATAGGTGTAGTTAAGAAGTTTGTTCGTTAG
- a CDS encoding STAS domain-containing protein produces MVKELTLELPKELTIFTIYPFKEEVISKLEEKKNLIFDCYQVERLDAAGIQLLLSLEKTFLKEKISLKLDNISKEIEETLKLLGVNEILDYEMREE; encoded by the coding sequence GTGGTAAAAGAATTAACCTTAGAATTACCTAAAGAGTTAACTATATTTACTATATATCCCTTTAAAGAAGAAGTAATCAGTAAATTAGAAGAGAAAAAGAATTTAATCTTTGATTGTTATCAAGTTGAAAGGCTTGATGCTGCAGGAATTCAACTGCTCTTATCTTTAGAGAAAACATTTTTAAAGGAAAAGATTAGTCTCAAATTGGATAATATTAGTAAAGAAATCGAAGAAACATTGAAATTATTAGGAGTCAATGAAATTTTAGATTATGAAATGAGAGAGGAATGA
- a CDS encoding methyl-accepting chemotaxis protein has translation MNNSISIDNKGSKLKKINNILDNNVELLEKMISKTEEFYGHISDKLPEIEEEIDGTIEETELLINYFIENNHRESRSANFKISEILENLQSRIAKVYEVLSSRFEVTHSLEGFINKSDDEQAEFVKLLNLIQELEEVLNDLEILSINAIIFSAKTGREGAGFRVISNKIKQLTSNIKDKYQLIQVSILELQKWYKSFEGDLEELTSSEEEVANNYSLESQEIFSAVLDSLSGISKLLKDFMDHIKEVVEPIYDIIILLQNQDIIRQNLENLIEITQSMKEEIDKLNSNDSIDENLDILIFLNEVSNLSKKLSSNILKQLDDSLFEINNKFNKINSDLIGLEKDGEEITSFLIEDNNKEEKKDMISIERIYENLDEFINKLGKKLTKIEGRYYSLAKNEGDFYDNMKAIEESFYETNNIANQFTKIKFLAKIEFSRITNNKHSFVTDIESIIEQFIASSNHNDELYHELKEELEDNYSHFIELAMNNQKLIKKSNQLIGQSKEDLFLTKKLIKEAVQGLNKAINRLFLEVKGVNKEIGDCFTLREVGEEVIKSLETIQREVVEIKDYYLAKIGKSNWNSNNEKLEKLLDKFTSYIERKTAQDEMVDLEVDVGSAGGELTLF, from the coding sequence TTGAACAATTCAATCTCAATAGATAATAAAGGAAGTAAATTAAAGAAGATTAATAATATTTTAGATAATAATGTAGAGTTATTAGAGAAAATGATATCTAAGACTGAAGAATTTTATGGACACATTTCAGATAAATTACCAGAGATTGAAGAGGAGATTGATGGGACCATTGAAGAGACTGAATTATTAATTAATTACTTTATAGAAAATAACCATAGAGAATCTAGGTCAGCTAATTTTAAAATATCAGAAATTTTAGAAAATTTACAATCAAGAATTGCTAAAGTATATGAGGTTTTATCCTCAAGGTTTGAGGTTACCCATAGCTTAGAAGGGTTCATTAACAAAAGCGATGATGAACAGGCTGAATTTGTGAAATTATTAAATTTAATTCAAGAGTTAGAAGAGGTGTTAAATGATTTAGAAATTTTATCGATTAATGCAATTATATTTTCGGCCAAAACAGGAAGAGAAGGAGCTGGCTTTAGGGTAATATCAAATAAAATTAAGCAATTAACGAGCAATATCAAGGATAAATATCAACTTATTCAAGTAAGTATTTTAGAGTTGCAAAAATGGTACAAAAGTTTTGAAGGTGATTTAGAAGAATTAACTTCTTCTGAAGAAGAGGTGGCTAATAACTATAGTCTCGAAAGCCAAGAAATTTTTTCTGCTGTTTTAGATTCTTTATCAGGAATTTCGAAGTTATTGAAGGACTTTATGGATCATATCAAAGAGGTAGTAGAACCAATCTATGATATTATTATTTTATTACAGAACCAAGATATTATTAGACAGAATTTAGAAAATTTAATCGAGATTACTCAAAGTATGAAGGAAGAGATTGATAAATTAAATAGTAATGATTCCATTGATGAAAATCTAGATATCTTAATCTTTCTTAATGAAGTTTCTAATCTTTCCAAAAAGTTAAGTTCTAATATATTAAAACAATTAGATGACTCTTTATTTGAAATTAATAATAAATTCAATAAAATTAATTCAGATTTAATAGGTCTTGAGAAAGATGGTGAGGAGATAACTTCATTTCTAATTGAAGATAATAATAAAGAAGAGAAAAAAGATATGATAAGTATTGAGAGAATATATGAAAATTTAGATGAGTTTATCAATAAACTAGGAAAAAAATTAACTAAGATTGAAGGTAGATATTATAGTTTGGCAAAAAACGAAGGTGATTTTTATGATAATATGAAAGCTATTGAAGAAAGCTTTTATGAAACCAACAATATAGCTAATCAATTTACCAAGATTAAATTTTTAGCTAAAATTGAATTTTCTAGAATAACTAATAATAAACATTCCTTTGTTACAGATATAGAGTCCATTATAGAACAATTTATAGCTTCTAGTAATCATAATGATGAATTATATCATGAGTTAAAAGAGGAACTAGAAGATAACTATAGTCATTTTATAGAGTTGGCTATGAATAATCAGAAGTTAATAAAAAAATCTAATCAATTGATAGGACAATCAAAAGAAGACCTATTTTTGACTAAGAAGTTAATCAAAGAAGCAGTTCAAGGATTAAATAAAGCAATTAATAGACTCTTCTTGGAGGTTAAAGGTGTAAATAAAGAGATAGGAGATTGCTTTACTTTAAGAGAAGTAGGGGAAGAAGTTATAAAATCTTTAGAAACAATTCAAAGAGAAGTAGTAGAAATAAAGGACTACTATCTAGCCAAGATAGGTAAGAGTAACTGGAATAGCAATAATGAAAAATTAGAGAAGTTATTAGACAAATTTACAAGTTATATTGAGAGAAAGACAGCACAAGACGAAATGGTAGATTTAGAAGTTGATGTGGGAAGCGCGGGAGGAGAATTAACTCTATTTTAG
- a CDS encoding HD-GYP domain-containing protein, whose protein sequence is MLVSQNLEEGLKKRFCRDVSNFDFFLYLLNKIQSSDQALYQHSLNVYNYSLLIGVNLELSRKRLKELAYAALFHDIGKLDIPKQILNEASKLSTKEYQIIKEHPIKASKFLNESNNLKKVETIILQHHERYDGSGYPYGVSKEDILLDARILAIADSFDAMTTDRCYKKGLGVVEAILELESYAGSQFDPGLVNLFIGILKEYYDL, encoded by the coding sequence ATGCTAGTAAGTCAAAATTTAGAAGAGGGATTAAAGAAAAGATTCTGTAGGGATGTTAGCAATTTTGATTTTTTTCTTTATTTATTAAATAAAATTCAAAGTTCAGATCAAGCTTTGTATCAACATAGCTTGAATGTATATAATTATTCATTACTTATTGGTGTGAACTTAGAATTATCCAGAAAAAGGCTTAAAGAATTAGCTTATGCAGCCTTATTTCATGATATAGGCAAACTAGATATCCCAAAGCAAATTTTAAATGAAGCAAGTAAATTGAGTACAAAAGAGTATCAAATAATTAAAGAACATCCAATTAAAGCTTCTAAATTTTTGAATGAAAGCAATAACTTAAAAAAGGTTGAAACTATAATTCTTCAACATCATGAACGTTATGATGGTAGTGGTTATCCTTATGGAGTTTCTAAAGAAGATATTTTGTTAGATGCTAGAATCTTGGCCATAGCTGATTCTTTTGATGCCATGACTACTGATAGATGTTATAAAAAAGGCTTAGGTGTGGTAGAAGCAATACTTGAGTTAGAAAGTTATGCTGGAAGTCAATTTGATCCTGGTTTAGTAAATTTATTTATAGGAATTTTAAAAGAATATTATGATTTGTAA